From the Salinibacter grassmerensis genome, one window contains:
- a CDS encoding 5-(carboxyamino)imidazole ribonucleotide synthase, which yields MSSTFPTIGILGGGQLGKMMAAEAVRMSIDVRLLSPKEAGPMQSYARTQVGDWTDPDVLRPFTADCDVVTVESEWAPADAAAKVLPDDAALWPSTKTLSLIKDKGVQKQHLADAGCPVPAFARCETLDEAFDAADELGYPVVLKQYRGAYDGYGNATAASEDELREAWPDLATEDGAMVETFADFARELAVQVARRPGGNQVVYPVAYTEQRDHRCHAVEVPADIDAEIAEKARHIAQKSVDAVEGVGLIAVELFEMPDGRVLVNELAPRPHNTGHYSIEGAATSQFENHVRAVLDWPLGDPSLRTRVAVMVNVLGRREGTPPRTTGLPRALDTEGVTPHIYGKPDVRPGRKMGHVTALGTDRADTRKRAEMAASAIEL from the coding sequence ATGAGCTCAACGTTTCCGACAATCGGCATTCTTGGCGGTGGACAGCTCGGCAAGATGATGGCGGCCGAGGCCGTCCGCATGAGCATAGATGTCCGGCTGTTGTCTCCGAAGGAGGCCGGCCCGATGCAGTCCTACGCCAGAACCCAGGTCGGCGACTGGACCGACCCGGACGTACTTCGCCCCTTCACGGCCGACTGCGACGTGGTAACGGTCGAGAGCGAGTGGGCGCCCGCCGACGCCGCCGCCAAGGTGTTGCCGGACGACGCTGCCCTCTGGCCCTCCACCAAAACCCTTTCCCTCATCAAGGACAAGGGCGTACAGAAACAGCACCTCGCCGACGCCGGGTGCCCGGTGCCGGCGTTTGCACGCTGCGAGACCCTCGACGAGGCCTTTGACGCCGCGGACGAGCTCGGCTACCCGGTGGTTCTCAAACAGTATCGCGGGGCCTACGATGGCTACGGAAACGCCACGGCCGCTTCCGAAGACGAGCTCCGCGAGGCCTGGCCCGACTTGGCCACCGAGGATGGCGCGATGGTCGAAACGTTCGCGGACTTTGCCCGCGAGCTCGCGGTGCAGGTGGCCCGGCGGCCGGGCGGGAACCAGGTCGTGTATCCGGTCGCCTACACCGAGCAGCGCGACCACCGGTGCCACGCCGTGGAGGTGCCCGCGGACATCGACGCTGAGATTGCCGAAAAGGCCCGACACATCGCCCAAAAGTCCGTCGATGCGGTCGAGGGCGTTGGGCTTATCGCCGTCGAGCTTTTCGAAATGCCGGATGGGCGTGTGCTCGTCAACGAACTCGCCCCGCGCCCCCACAATACCGGACACTACTCGATTGAGGGCGCCGCCACCTCTCAGTTCGAAAACCATGTGCGGGCCGTTCTAGACTGGCCCTTGGGGGATCCCTCACTTCGAACCCGCGTGGCCGTAATGGTGAATGTGCTGGGCCGCCGCGAGGGCACGCCCCCACGGACGACGGGCCTCCCGCGTGCCCTCGACACCGAGGGCGTTACTCCACACATCTACGGCAAGCCCGACGTGCGTCCCGGCCGCAAGATGGGCCATGTGACCGCCCTCGGCACCGACCGCGCCGACACGCGAAAGCGAGCCGAAATGGCTGCCAGCGCGATTGAATTATAG